TGCGAGCCGGTGATTGCGCCAATTACAATTCCTAACTCATTTGTAAGATTTTGATCTTTGTAGATACTTGTAATTTTGCCATAATTTTTGCCATAAATCAACCGGCTTACATCAAATATTGTCTGGACATCTTTATTTTTGAATTTTAGATTTTCGCTGTTTCTGAGCTGTAATAGGTTCATCTTATAATCGGGCACAAGATTCTCAAGATAGTCTGGCAGTTCCAGCATTTCTTTCAAACTGGTTGCCCCGTCCCATTCCTTTTCTCCGTAATAAATGCACAGAGTGATTACAGGATGCAGCCGGTCTGTTTTTTTGAATCTGGATAGAAATTCATCTTTTGTATTTGTGGTCTTTTCATCCAGATTCTTTTTTGCAATTTCATTATACTCTTTTAAGTATGAAAGTGCATCCTCTATCATATGTCTTAGTGGCATTGCATAGTGGATTTTCTGTTGGTTTTCAATACCCCAGATCACAAAATCCATTCCATAGGCTGTCTTTTTTACGACATCTCTCAGCCGCTGGATTGTTTCTATATGTCCGTTGAATTTCAGGACAGATGAAAGATCTACATCAGCTTCCCTGAGATCTTCCGGGTGCAGCTTTTGTTCCCCGTCAAACAAGACTGCATTGAACAAATCTGCGAAATGCGCATTGTCTTTCCAGAAATTTTTCAGGACAATATCCGCTTTCGCTGTGTTTCTCGGTGACATATCATTTTCCTCCTTTGTTTTTTGTGTTTGGTATATAAGTATAAAACCCGTTGTTATTGAAAGCAATCTCGAAAAATTTCGTTTTGAATGGAATATCTTTGGTGTCCGGGATAAGACATGAAAATATTATTTTATACTCAAAACTTTTTTGAGAATAACGAGTAAAAAGATTCAGACTTCTTCAGAAAAGCTCACGATCACAGTTGGATATCCGCTCTGTTTTAGTCTTCGTTCCATCATGGCAGCATCATTCAATACATCGAACTGACCGACCAGAACCCGGTCATACTGGCTGCTGTCATCAATCCGGGCAGGGAAATCCATTTCGGTCAGTTCATTAAGAAGCCGTCTGGCATACGCCGGATTTCGGAATGCACCGACCTGCACACTGTAGGTTACAGATGGAGAAGAATTAGGAAATTCGGAGTCTGTATTTTCATCAGACGGATTCATGTGAGCAGAGTCTGACGTACAAGGAGAATCAGGGACTGAGCCTGAATTTGTCAGGGTACCAACATCTGATTTTGCAGAACCGTCAGCAGGAGAAACGGAATCAGAAGTATCTGCATCAGAAGAAGTCCTTCCGGATTCCGATGCGGTCGAACTGTTTCTTGCGCCTTCTGGTTTCCAGAGCCCTTTTTCTTCCAGCGTATCCAGGATTCCATCTGCAATTGCCTGCGCAATATCATTGAAGTTCTTATCGAAAAGAGTGTTGTCAGAATCAGAATTGATAAAACCGACTTCGATCAGAAGCGCCGGCATTTTTGTACGGCGAAGGACAACCAGATTTGGGCGCGCCTTTACTCCGAGATCCTTGAACCCAACTGTCTCCAGCTGTGCATTGATATTTTCCGCCATCTCATATTTGATACCGGAAAGGTTATAGATCAGGCTTTCCACACCCATGTACTGATTGGCAAGAGGACTGGAATTCCGGTGGATCGATATGAAGAAATCCACACCGGCTTCGTTTGCCTCTGTTGCTTTCTGGAAAGGTGTCTCATAAATATCCGTTGTCCGTGTGTATTCCACATCAATTCCGCTGTTTTGTAAAATTTCTCCGATCGCAAGCACCAGCTTCAGTACATCATCCTTTTCCTGGCGACCATTATACACAGCTCCCGGATCACGTCCTCCGTGACCGGCATCGAGCATGATAGATACAGGCATAGATATACCTCAAAAAATGAACTTTATATAATATATGTCGGATATCCTGAAAAGTGAAAATGAGAAATCGATTAAGAAAAATATGCTACGTGCTGATTTAACAAACATTTAAACCAACCATGATAGTTCTGCACCCGTAGATTTAATACAATAAAACTGTCAAAAGAAACCCACATAAACAAAAACAGAAGGAATGACAGTTATGGCACCATTTATCATCGGAATCATCGGAGGCACCACAATCATAGCAGGCGGCACATATCTCTTAGAAAAAATAGCTGAATATATCGAACAAAACAATCAGACAAAAAGCATTTAGTTGCTCTTGATACCAGATTGCAGAAAAATAAATTGTCAGGTAGGAAATATAATGTTATGATAAATCTGTAGCGATATGCTACAGGAAAGCAATCATTAGTTTGTTGATTACGTTTCTTGTCTTTCTTGACCGGAAGAACAAGAAAAATATATTCATACATTATAGAATCGGGAGAATCAAAATATGGCAGAAAGATTAGAATTTCGTGAAAAACTTGCAGGGATCCTTACCCTGTGTGAAAGCCAAAATAACATCACAGACAAAGCCACAGTCGAAGCTTACTTCGCAGAAGACAATTTATCAGCAGAACAGATGGAGCTTGTATTTGATTATCTTCTTTCCAAGAAAGTAATCGTAAAAGGCTACGTCAAAGCCGGTGGTTCGATCAAAAATGCAGAAAACACCGAAGAACCGATCCGATATACCCAGGAAGAACAGGATTATTTAAACCTTTACGAGCAGGATCTGAAAGGATTAAGAGATGGGGATCCATTAAAAGAACTCCTACCGGCAATCCTCACCATGGCAAAAGAGATGCACAGGGCAGATATCTACATCGGAGATCTCGTCCAGGAAGGCAACATGGGACTCATGCTCGCCATGGAAGACCATGCAGATGATACTGAAGCCCTTTTAAGCATGGCAAAAGAAAGTATGCAGGCACTTCTTGAATCTCAGGAAGAGACTAAAAAACAAGATAACCGCATGGTAGAAAAAGTCAACGACCTTGATGAACAGATCAAAAAACTTTCCGATGAACTCGGCCGAAAAGTCAGCGTAGACGAGCTGGAAGAATTCGCCGGCATCACCGAAGATGAGATCAGCAACATCTTAAAACTAGCCGGTGAAGAACTTCCCCCGGAAGAGAAGTAGAAATATACTGCAGAAAAAAATTATTTTACATAAATACATGTAGTTGATATTACACTATCGTCATACTCTAAAAGTACGAAAAGAATATCTGCAACCAACAAACTTCAACAGTCAACAGAACCCACAGCCCGAAGATGGCTGTGGGTTCTGTTTCTCATAAATCATTCCATTCTGTTTTGTCTTGAAAAACCAGAGGGAGAGGTTATTGCAGCCTCTCCATCGTCCCTTCGCACAATCGAGTAAGCTGACGCCTACTCGATTGGTATACTTTGTACACCATCTCGCTTGACAGCTCGATGATGTACATTCGCCAAATGCAGATCCTTGTGCAAGCACAAATCTGCACTTGGCTCATCGTATACATAAAAAAATGGATGCAGGAGAAACTCTCCCACATCCATCTTCTAATTTCGCATTTAAGCCTGCGGTCCAGCAGATACAAGTGCTTTACCAGCAGCATTTCCTTCATATTTAGCGAAGTTCTTAACAAATCTTGCAGCAAGATCCTTAGCTTTTTCTTCCCATTCAGAAGCATCAGCATATGTGTCACGAGGATCAAGGATTCCTGAATCAACTCCCGGAAGTTCTGTAGGTACTTCGAAGTTGAAGTAAGGAATCTTCTTGGTCGGTGCATTTAAGATGTCTCCGTTCAGGATTGCATCGATGATACCACGAGTATCCTTGATAGAGATACGTTTTCCTGTTCCGTTCCATCCTGTGTTAACGAGGTAAGCTTTTGCTCCGCTCTTTTCCATCTTCTTAACAAGTTCTTCTGCATATTTTGTCGGATGCAGTTCAAGGAATGCCTGTCCAAAGCAAGCAGAGAATGTTGGTGTCGGTTCTGTGATTCCACGTTCTGTACCGGCAAGCTTAGCTGTGAATCCAGACAGGAAGTAGTACTGTGTCTGTTCCGGAGTCAGTACAGATACCGGTGGAAGTACTCCGAAAGCGTCTGCAGACAGGAAGATTACATTCTTAGCTGCCGGTGCAGAAGAAACCGGACGTACAATATTTTCAATGTGGTTAATCGGATAAGATACACGTGTATTTTCTGTTACACTCTTATCAGCGAAATCAATTTTTCCTTCTGCATCAAGAGTTACGTTCTCAAGAAGAGCGTCACGTCTGATTGCGTTGTAGATATCTGGTTCAGATTCTTTGTCAAGGTTGATAACCTTAGCGTAGCATCCACCTTCAAAGTTGAATACTCCGTTGTCATCCCAGCCGTGTTCGTCATCACCGATGAGGAGACGCTTCGGGTCTGTAGAAAGTGTAGTTTTACCTGTTCCTGAAAGACCGAAGAAGATAGCTGTGTTTTCGCCGTTCAGATCAGTGTTTGCTGAGCAGTGCATAGCAGCGATTCCCTTAAGTGGGAGGTAGTAGTTCATCATAGAGAACATACCTTTCTTCATCTCTCCGCCGTACCATGTATTAACGATAACCTGTTCTTTGCTTGTGATATTGAATAAAACAGCTGTTTCAGAGTTAAGTCCAAGTTCTTTGTAGTTTTCAACTTTTGCTTTAGAAGCGTTGTATACTACAAAGTCTGGTTCGAAGTTCTCAAGTTCTTCAGCTGTTGGTTTGATGAACATGTTTGTTACAAAATGAGCCTGCCAGGCAACTTCGACGATGAAACGGATTGCCATACGTGTATCTTTGTTAGCGCCGCAGAATGCATCTACAACATAAAGTTTCTTGTTAGAAAGTTCTTTCTTGGCGATCTCCTTTACAGCTTCCCATGCTTCCTGTGAAGCCGGATGGTTGTCATTCTTATATTCGTCTGAAGTCCACCATACAGTGTCTTTAGAGTTTTCATCAACTACGATGAATTTGTCTTTAGGGGAACGTCCGGTGTATACACCTGTCATTACGTTCACAGCACCGAGTTCGCTGACCTGACCTTTTTCAAATCCCTCAAGACCTGCTTTTGTTTCTTCTTCAAACAGTAATTCGTAAGAAGGGTTGTGCACGATTTCTGTTGTTCCAGTAATACCATACTTGCTTAAATTGATTTCTGCCATTGCAATTAACCTCTTTCTCCTAATTCTAGTTAAATGGTTAAATGATAAAAGCTGTGAGCGCAGATTTTATCATCTGATGAAGTAAAATCCTTCACCCATTTACCATAATTATACATAATTACGCAATAAAATCAATAAAAAACCAATATTTCTTAAAAAAATTGTTTAAAAAATAACGAAATCCGAAAAAGAAAAAGGCAGTCCACTTTGGACTGCCCTGAAATTATTGTATATCCTGCAAAATATAAAGAAAAAATCTGTCAGGATTTCTTCCCGGGAGGTCTGCTTAGTCGTCAGTTTCCAACGAGTCAGACGTATGTTCGCGGTAATTCTCCGGAAGATACAGATGAACTGTCTCAATCCGGTTTTTATCGAGCTTTTCTACGACCATACGGATTCCGTCTTCGGTGGAAACAGAGTCACCGGCTTTTGGAAGACGATCCAGCTTTTCGATGATAAAGCCTCCGAGAGAATCATAATCTTCCGATTCCAGATTCAGATCCAGGGAATCATTGAGATCGTCAAGATTGGTAGAACCTTCAATAATATATTCGTGTTTGCCTACCGCTTTGATATTTTCTTCTTCATTCTCATCATATTCATCGTGGATTTCGCCAACAATCTCTTCAAGGATATCTTCCAAGGTGATCAGACCGGATGTTTCACCGTATTCATCCAGGACAATTGCGATATTGAAAGAGGCCTGGCGCATTTCAACAAGAAGCTCGGAAATGCTCTTGTATTCATAAGTGAAGTAGGCTTCACGGAGAATGTCTTTAATCTGGAACTCACTTTTCTTACTGTCATAAAGAAGAAGATCTTTCATATTGATCGTTCCGACAACATTATCTTTTGTCTCCTGGTAAACCGGAAGACGGGTGAATTTGTCTTCCCGGAACAGGTCGATCAGTTCGTCGTAACTGCTGTCAATATCAGCAAAAGTTACGTTGACACGGGGAACCATGACGTCTTTGGCAATGGCATCACCGAGATCAAACACATTGTAGATCATCTCTTTTTCATCTGATTCGATCACGCCGTCCTGATGGCTGACATTTACCACACTTCGGAGTTCAGCTTCGGTCATGGTATTGTCTTTGGCATTCGGATCGATGCGAAGAAGCATCAGAAGACCGGTGGAGAGACCGTTTACAATGAAGATAAACGGAGTCATGATCTTCATGAAAATATTGATAACCGGTGCGTAGAAAAGAGACATCTTCTCAGCATGAATGGTTGCCATCGTCTTCGGAGTAATCTCTCCGAAAAGGATGATGAGAAGCGTCATAAGCCCACTTGCGATCGCGACGGCGGTTCCACCAAGGCGGTATGCGATTGTGGTGGCAAGGGAAGCTACCGCAGTATTAACAATGTTGTTGCCGATGAGGATCGCGCTAAGCATTTTACCTGAATTCTCAGTTACGGCAAGTACGGTGCTGGCACGCTTGTTACCCTCGTCTGCAAGGGCACGCATCCGGATTTTGTTGTAGGTTGTAAGTGCTGTCTCGGCTGACGAAAATATGCCGGATAAGAGCAGCAGGACTAGCAAAATAAGTATTTGCGAGACACTCGAGTCCACAGTTAAAAATCACTCCTTTTTGAAAATATTGATAAAATTTCTATGTTATGCCTTACTATATCGCATTTCACTTAATTTTGCAAGAGCGCGTTGAACTTGCATATTTTTTGGTGTATCATATGATGTAAGTGCCAAAATTTATTTTTGACACTTACGTCATATGAGGATGATATTAAAACGTGCTTTGGCACGTAGTAACTTCTATTTGGCGGGAGGTCCAATGGCAATTTCCTGTTAAATAAAAAGAGAAGAATGGCATAGAATATTTATAGATACTAGGAGAAGAGAATGGAACAGAATTTTGAGACATGTTTGTATAATGTGGTCGATGCAGCCAAAATACAGAAGGATGAACCGATGAAGAAGCATACAACCTTCCGGATCGGTGGTCCGGCAGATTATTTTATCATGCCATCGAATGAAAAGGAACTGGCAGAGACAATTCGGGTGTGCCGGGAATTTTCGATACCTATATATATAGTAGGAAATGGAAGCAACCTTCTGGTTGGAGACAAAGGCTTCAGAGGAGCGATTATCCAGCTTTATAAGAGTATGGGAACATTTCAGGTAGAAGGAAATCAGATCACGGCGCAGGCAGGATGTTCGCTTGCGCAGATTGCAAATGCAGCACTTGATGCAGCACTGACCGGATTTGAGTTCGCAGCAGGTATTCCGGGAACGCTTGGCGGAGCGGTTGTGATGAACGCCGGCGCGTATGGCGGAGAGATGAAGGATGTACTGACGAGTGTCAGGGTTATGACAGAAGAGGGCGAGATCATGGAGCTTCCGGCAGAAAAACTGGGACTCGGATACCGTACAAGCATTATCCCGGAGAAAAGATATATCGTTTTGGGTGCCGTGATTTCGCTTACAGAAGGCAAAAAAGAAGAAATAAAAGCGCAGATGGATGACCTCCGTCAGAAGCGGGTATCGAAGCAGCCGCTGGAGTATCCGAGTGCAGGCAGCACCTTTAAGCGTCCGGAAGGATATTTTGCAGGAAAACTGATCCAGGACAGTGGTCTGAAAGGATTTACAGTAGGTGGAGCACAGGTTTCTGAAAAACACAGTGGATTTGTGATCAATAAAGGAAATGCGACGGCGGCTGATGTGATGGAGCTGATCCGGCAGGTAACAGCGAAAGTGAAAGAAGATACCGGTGTTACAATGGAACCGGAAGTGAAACAAATAGGAGAATTTTAGGGATGAGATTCGTAATTGTAACGGGAATGTCCGGAGCAGGGAAAAGTACAACTTTGAAAATGATGGAAGACATGGGATATTTCTGTGTGGATAATATGCCAATTCCTTTAATGACAAAACTGACAGAACTTTTGATCGTTCCAAATGGTGAGATCACGAAAATCGCTTTGGGACTTGATATTCGCAGTGGACAGAATCTGCGTGCATTGGACCAGGTTCTGGACGAACTTGAAAAAGCCAAGATACCACTGGAGATTCTTTTCCTTGAATCGAATGATGATACACTGGTGAAAAGATATAAAGAGACAAGAAGGAACCACCCACTCTCAAAGGGCGGCAGAATTGAAAACGGGATTGCCAAAGAACGTAAGAAAATTGCCTTTTTAAAAGAAAGGGCAGATTATATCCTGGATACAAGCCGGATGCTGACCAGGGAGCTGCGCAGTGAACTGAACCGTATTTTTGCCGAGAATAAAGAATACAAGAATCTGTACATTACTGTGTTATCTTTCGGATTTAAATATGGAATTCCGAGTGATGCAGACCTGGTATTTGATGTCAGATTCCTTCCGAATCCGTATTATATTGATGAACTTCGCCCGCAGAGTGGCAATGACAAGCCGGTCAGGGATTACGTGATGAATAACGATATTTCAAAAGAATTCCTGAAGAAGCTGGTCGACATGGTTGAGTTCCTGATTCCGAACTATGTTGCAGAAGGAAAGAACCAGCTTGTGATCGCAATCGGATGTACCGGCGGAAAACACCGCTCCGTGACACTTGCCAATGAGTTGTATGAACGGCTGTCTGTGGCAGAGAAAGAGTACGGTGTAAGAAAAGAGCATCGTGATATCGAGAAAGATGCAATTATGAAAGCAAAATAGGTGATAGTATGTCTTTTTCTGGAAATATTAAAGAAGAAATATCGCGTCAGCTAAGTCCTGCAAGACATTGCCGGATTGCAGAACTTGCAGCGATCATCAGCATGTGTGGGGCTGTCATGATCGACAGCAGAGGTCATGCAGCACTTAAGATTCATACGGAAAATCTGGCAGTTGCAAGAAAAAGCTTTACTTTATTGAGAAGAACGTTTAATATAGTGGTTGATATCGCTATTCGGGTGAACCGGGAAAAAGGCAGCAGCTACTATTATATAGTTGTAAAAAAACACAAAGATGCTATCAGGGTGCTTCAGGCGGCAAAACTGCTCAATCCTTATGGAGACGTGGAAGAAGAGCTTTCTGTAGTAAAGAATGTCGTGATTCAGGAGACTTGCTGTAAGCGGTCTTTCCTGCGTGGCGTTTTTCTTGCATCGGGATCCATGAGCGACCCGGAGAAGTCCTATCATTTTGAAATTGTCTGTGCGTCGATGGGAAAAGCGCAGCAGATTCAGAAGATAATGAGATGCTTTGCTCTGGACGCAAAGATTGTATCAAGGAAGAAATCATTTGTGGTTTATCTGAAAGAAGGAGCTCAGATCGTGGATGTGCTGAATGTGATGGAGGCACATCAGTCACTGATGGAGTTGGAGAATATCCGTATATTGAAAGATATGAGGAATACGGTGAATCGAAAAGTGAACTGCGAGACTGCGAATATCAATAAAACGGTTTCCGCTGCTGTAAAGCAGATCGACGATATAAGATATATTGAGGAAACAAAAGGACTCGATAAGCTGCCGGAAGGATTGAAGGACATGGCCCTTACAAGACTTACATATCCGGAGGCATCTTTAAAAGAGTTAGGCGCACTTCTGCAAAATCCGGTAGGCAAGTCCGGAGTGAACCACAGATTGCGCAAGTTAAGTGAAATGGCGGAAGAGATAAGGGCTAAGCAAGGAGGAACATTATGATCAAAAAACCTGTTAAGATTCAATTGTCCGAGGGATTAGACGCCAGACCGATTGCACTTCTTGTTCAGGAAGCTAGTCAGTATTCAAGTTCGGTATATATCGAAGTTGACCAGAAGCAAGTCAATGCAAAGAGCATTATGGGGATGATGAGTCTGACACTGATGCCGGGAGAGGAAATCACCGTTGTTGCGAACGGAACAGATGAAAAGGAAGCAGCAGCTGGTATCGAAAGGTTTCTTGTGAACGTTAAGAACAGATAATTGCATAAAACTTTGAAGAGTCTGCCGAAAGCAGGCTCTTTATGCTATAATGCATGTATCCGTAAGGAGCTGTGGGGACAGCCCTTATAGAGAAAAGAACAGATAACAGGAGGACGGACGTATGAAAAAAGCATTGTTTATTTATAATCCGAATGCAGGAAAGGGACTTTTAAAACCGAAGCTTTCTGATATTATTGACATTATTGTAAAAGCAGGATATGAAGTGGTTGTATATCCGACGCAGAAATATAAAGACGCTTATTATAAAGTAAAGACATTTACAGAGGAGTATGACCGTGTGATCTGCAGTGGTGGTGACGGAACACTTGATGAGGTCGTAACCGGAATGATGAAGAGAGAAAAAAAGATTCCGGTCGGTTACATCCCGACAGGAACGACCAACGACTTTGCGAGCAGTCTCCATATCCCGAAGAATCTTCTCCAGGCGGCAAGTACAGCTGCAGGGGGGGAAGAGTTTCCCTGTGATATCGGACGGTTTAACGGAGATGTGTTCGTGTACATTGCAGCATTCGGACTCTTCACGGATGTATCTTATGAGACAAAGCAGGAAATGAAGAATGTTCTGGGACATCTGGCATATGTGCTGGAAGGAGCAACCAGAATTTTTGATATCCCGTCATATAAATTAAAAGTGACACATGACGGAGAAACGATTGAGGACGAATTTATTTATGGTATGGTGACGAATTCCAGATCTGTTGGCGGTTTCCGTAATATGATCGGGAAGAATGTGGTTTTTGATGACGGAGAATTTGAGGTTACCCTGATCCGGACACCGAAGAACCCGCTCGCGCTTCAGGAGATCATTGGGGCGCTTCTGAGCAGCCAGATCAATACGAAGCACATTTATTCATTTAAGACAGGTGAGATTCATTTTGAATCAGTGGAAGAGATCCCATGGACGCTGGATGGAGAGTTCGGTGGGGAACACGACAGTGTCTGCATCAAGAACGCGAAACAGGCTCTTAAAATCGTAGTTCCGGAAGAGGAACAGTAAAAAAATAAAAAAAGGTCTTGTCAAATGAAAAGAAGTACGTTATACTAAGCAAGTGAGTTAGCCAGACAGCTAATGAACATACATCTGGCCCCCTGGTCAAGCGGTCAAGACGCGACCCTCTCACGGTCGAATCAGGGGTTCGATTCCCCTGGGGGTCAGCCTATAAAAGCCTTTAACAGAGAAGTGGAGGAATACAAAATGTTAGTTTCAGCAACAGAGATGTTAAAAAAAGCAAAAGCAGGTCATTATGCAGTAGGACAGTTTAATATCAACGATCTTGAATGGACTAAAGCAGTTCTGACTGCAGCTGAGGAATTAAGATCACCGGTTATTCTTGGTGTGTCTGAAGGCGCAGGAAAGTACATGGCTGGATACAGAACAGTTGTAGGAATGGTAAATGGAATGATCAAAGAAATGGACATTTCGGTTCCGGTTGCACTTCATCTTGATCATGGTAGCTATGAAGGCTGCCTGAAATGTATAGATGCAGGATTCTCATCAGTTATGTTTGACGGATCTCATTATCCGATCGAAGAAAACATTGAGAAGACTACAGAACTTGTTAAACTTTGCCATGGAAAAGGACTTTCTATCGAAGCAGAAGTTGGTTCTATCGGTGGAGAAGAAGACGGTGTTGTAGGAATGGGCGAATGCGCAGATCCTAAGGAATGCAAGATGATTGCAGACCTTGGCGTTGATTTCCTTGCAGCAGGTATCGGTAACATTCATGGAAAATATCCGGCAAACTGGAAAGGACTCAGCTTTGAGACTCTTGCAGCAGTTCAGGAACTCACAGGAGAACTTCCGCTCGTACTTCACGGAGGTACAGGAATTCCGGATGATATGATTAAGAAAGCAATTGACCTTGGAGTTTCTAAGATCAATGTTAATACAGAATGTCAGCTGGTATTCGCAGAAGCTACCCGCAAATACATTGAAGCAGGAAAGGATCTTGAAGGAAAAGGATACGATCCACGTAAACTTCTGAAACCGGGTGCAGATGCAATCGTCGAAAAAGTAAAAGAGAAAATGATTCTGTTCGGTTCTGACGGAAAAGCTGAATAGTCTGATTTTTGATAATATCATGGACAAAGGCGTCCGAAGAAAACGGTATAAAAGGAGTTTTGCGTAAGTGCAAGACTCCTTTATTTGAATCAAAAAACGACCGTTTTGTATAAGTAGTAGAAAATGAGTAGTAGAAAAGAGAGGTACATGGGATGAGCGAATGGATTAGTGTAGCAGAAATATTTGGAGAAAACGTCTTCAATGATGCTGTTATGCAGGAAAGACTTCCGAAGAAGACTTACAAAGAGCTGAAAAAGACGATCGAAGAAGGTAAAGAGCTTCAGGCTGCAACAGCAGACGTTATTGCACATGAGATGAAAGAGTGGGCGATTGAAAAGGGTGCCACTCACTATTCGCACTGGTTCCAGCCTCTTACAGGAGCAACAGCTGAAAAGCATGATTCGTTTATTTCAGCACCGAAGTCAGATGGAAAGATCCTGATGGAGTTTTCGGGAAAAGAGCTGATCAAAGGAGAACCGGATGCATCTTCCTTCCCGTCAGGAGGACTGCGTTCCACATTTGAAGCAAGAGGTTATACAGCGTGGGATTGTACATCGCCTGCATTTGTTAAAAAGAGTCCGGATGGGAAAAGATCGATTTTATATATACCGACAGCATTTTGTTCCTATACCGGAGAAGCACTGGATCAGAAGACACCTCTTCTTCGTTCTATGGAAGCAATCAACAAACAATCCATCCGTCTTCTGCGTCTTTTTGGAAACACAACGTCCCAAAAGGTTACACCATCTGTTGGAGTTGAGCAGGAATATTTCCTGGTAGACAGAGAAAAATATCTTAAGA
The sequence above is drawn from the Coprococcus comes ATCC 27758 genome and encodes:
- a CDS encoding Rpn family recombination-promoting nuclease/putative transposase, which encodes MSPRNTAKADIVLKNFWKDNAHFADLFNAVLFDGEQKLHPEDLREADVDLSSVLKFNGHIETIQRLRDVVKKTAYGMDFVIWGIENQQKIHYAMPLRHMIEDALSYLKEYNEIAKKNLDEKTTNTKDEFLSRFKKTDRLHPVITLCIYYGEKEWDGATSLKEMLELPDYLENLVPDYKMNLLQLRNSENLKFKNKDVQTIFDVSRLIYGKNYGKITSIYKDQNLTNELGIVIGAITGSQELINYAASEKEGGQFNMCTALDELIESGKEKLLTEMVEKKLAKNKTPDTIADELETDISIINNIIEKIEKSA
- a CDS encoding N-acetylmuramoyl-L-alanine amidase — protein: MPVSIMLDAGHGGRDPGAVYNGRQEKDDVLKLVLAIGEILQNSGIDVEYTRTTDIYETPFQKATEANEAGVDFFISIHRNSSPLANQYMGVESLIYNLSGIKYEMAENINAQLETVGFKDLGVKARPNLVVLRRTKMPALLIEVGFINSDSDNTLFDKNFNDIAQAIADGILDTLEEKGLWKPEGARNSSTASESGRTSSDADTSDSVSPADGSAKSDVGTLTNSGSVPDSPCTSDSAHMNPSDENTDSEFPNSSPSVTYSVQVGAFRNPAYARRLLNELTEMDFPARIDDSSQYDRVLVGQFDVLNDAAMMERRLKQSGYPTVIVSFSEEV
- the pckA gene encoding phosphoenolpyruvate carboxykinase (ATP), producing MAEINLSKYGITGTTEIVHNPSYELLFEEETKAGLEGFEKGQVSELGAVNVMTGVYTGRSPKDKFIVVDENSKDTVWWTSDEYKNDNHPASQEAWEAVKEIAKKELSNKKLYVVDAFCGANKDTRMAIRFIVEVAWQAHFVTNMFIKPTAEELENFEPDFVVYNASKAKVENYKELGLNSETAVLFNITSKEQVIVNTWYGGEMKKGMFSMMNYYLPLKGIAAMHCSANTDLNGENTAIFFGLSGTGKTTLSTDPKRLLIGDDEHGWDDNGVFNFEGGCYAKVINLDKESEPDIYNAIRRDALLENVTLDAEGKIDFADKSVTENTRVSYPINHIENIVRPVSSAPAAKNVIFLSADAFGVLPPVSVLTPEQTQYYFLSGFTAKLAGTERGITEPTPTFSACFGQAFLELHPTKYAEELVKKMEKSGAKAYLVNTGWNGTGKRISIKDTRGIIDAILNGDILNAPTKKIPYFNFEVPTELPGVDSGILDPRDTYADASEWEEKAKDLAARFVKNFAKYEGNAAGKALVSAGPQA
- a CDS encoding HlyC/CorC family transporter; this translates as MDSSVSQILILLVLLLLSGIFSSAETALTTYNKIRMRALADEGNKRASTVLAVTENSGKMLSAILIGNNIVNTAVASLATTIAYRLGGTAVAIASGLMTLLIILFGEITPKTMATIHAEKMSLFYAPVINIFMKIMTPFIFIVNGLSTGLLMLLRIDPNAKDNTMTEAELRSVVNVSHQDGVIESDEKEMIYNVFDLGDAIAKDVMVPRVNVTFADIDSSYDELIDLFREDKFTRLPVYQETKDNVVGTINMKDLLLYDSKKSEFQIKDILREAYFTYEYKSISELLVEMRQASFNIAIVLDEYGETSGLITLEDILEEIVGEIHDEYDENEEENIKAVGKHEYIIEGSTNLDDLNDSLDLNLESEDYDSLGGFIIEKLDRLPKAGDSVSTEDGIRMVVEKLDKNRIETVHLYLPENYREHTSDSLETDD
- the murB gene encoding UDP-N-acetylmuramate dehydrogenase, which encodes MEQNFETCLYNVVDAAKIQKDEPMKKHTTFRIGGPADYFIMPSNEKELAETIRVCREFSIPIYIVGNGSNLLVGDKGFRGAIIQLYKSMGTFQVEGNQITAQAGCSLAQIANAALDAALTGFEFAAGIPGTLGGAVVMNAGAYGGEMKDVLTSVRVMTEEGEIMELPAEKLGLGYRTSIIPEKRYIVLGAVISLTEGKKEEIKAQMDDLRQKRVSKQPLEYPSAGSTFKRPEGYFAGKLIQDSGLKGFTVGGAQVSEKHSGFVINKGNATAADVMELIRQVTAKVKEDTGVTMEPEVKQIGEF
- the rapZ gene encoding RNase adapter RapZ; this translates as MRFVIVTGMSGAGKSTTLKMMEDMGYFCVDNMPIPLMTKLTELLIVPNGEITKIALGLDIRSGQNLRALDQVLDELEKAKIPLEILFLESNDDTLVKRYKETRRNHPLSKGGRIENGIAKERKKIAFLKERADYILDTSRMLTRELRSELNRIFAENKEYKNLYITVLSFGFKYGIPSDADLVFDVRFLPNPYYIDELRPQSGNDKPVRDYVMNNDISKEFLKKLVDMVEFLIPNYVAEGKNQLVIAIGCTGGKHRSVTLANELYERLSVAEKEYGVRKEHRDIEKDAIMKAK
- the whiA gene encoding DNA-binding protein WhiA, giving the protein MSFSGNIKEEISRQLSPARHCRIAELAAIISMCGAVMIDSRGHAALKIHTENLAVARKSFTLLRRTFNIVVDIAIRVNREKGSSYYYIVVKKHKDAIRVLQAAKLLNPYGDVEEELSVVKNVVIQETCCKRSFLRGVFLASGSMSDPEKSYHFEIVCASMGKAQQIQKIMRCFALDAKIVSRKKSFVVYLKEGAQIVDVLNVMEAHQSLMELENIRILKDMRNTVNRKVNCETANINKTVSAAVKQIDDIRYIEETKGLDKLPEGLKDMALTRLTYPEASLKELGALLQNPVGKSGVNHRLRKLSEMAEEIRAKQGGTL
- a CDS encoding HPr family phosphocarrier protein — its product is MIKKPVKIQLSEGLDARPIALLVQEASQYSSSVYIEVDQKQVNAKSIMGMMSLTLMPGEEITVVANGTDEKEAAAGIERFLVNVKNR